GCGAAGGCAGCCCCGCCTGTCGCAGTCAAGGAACCCGTGTCCGAGTACGCCATGATGCCTACCAACAGAATCCTCTTCGGCCCACCGGGAACCGGCAAGACCTACCGGACGGTCAACGAGGCGCTGCGGATTCTTGATCCCGTGTTCCTCGGTGTCCATGAAAGGGATCGCCCGGCGCTGAAGCAACGCTTCGATGCCTTCGTCAAATCCGGACAAGTCCGGTTTGTCACCTTCCACCAGAGTTTCAGTTACGAAGACTTTGTCGAGGGCATTCGTGCCAATACCGACGAGACCACCGATGGCTTGCGGTATGAAGTAGAGGATGGTGTCTTCAAGCAGATCTGCGAGGCGGCGCGTAGCCGCAACGTGGCAGAAACCGGAACCGGCATCGACATTGCCGGACGAAAAATCTGGAAGGTCTCGCTGGGTGATGCGAGTACCGAAGGTCACATTTTCGATGAATGCATGCGTGAGGGCGTCGCACTGCTCGGATTTGGATCGGATGCGGATTTGTCCGACGTAACGTCACGCTCGGATATTGTCGAACGCTTGCGCGCCGCAGGCGAGAAGGTTGAATCGACCGACTACGCGGTGACTGCTCTCGATCTGTTCGTCCGTCGCATGCAGACGGGCGATCTGGTGGTCGTGACCCAAGGCAACTTGAAGTTCCGTGCGATTGGCGAGGTCACCGGCGACTATGTTCACGTCGACCGAGAGGGTGTGGACACCTATGCGCAGGGCCGGCCGGTACGCTGGCTTCGTCAGTACGATCCGGCCCGCCCCTACGCTGACCTGATGGAAAACCGCTTCAGCCAGATGACGATTTACGAATTGCGGTCGGGATCGATCAATATGGAGCGCCTGGCGGCGCTGCTGGCGCCCGAGCAAGCCCAACTGCATCAACCCGAGGCGCGCGTTTTGATCATCGACGAGATCAACCGCGGCAACATCTCGCGCATCTTCGGCGAGCTGATCACCCTGGTCGAGCCATCCAAACGCGATGGCTGTGCCGAGGCGCTTGAAGTGACCTTGCCGTATTCCAAAGAGCGCTTCAGCGTGCCGCGCAACGTGCATCTGATCGGCACCATGAATACCGCCGACCGCTCGCTGGCCGGGCTGGATGTGGCGCTGCGCCGACGCTTCGAGTTTGTGGAAATGCTGCCGGATATCGAAGCACTTGCCGGCGTGGTGGTAGCCGGGGTGCCGGTGGATGCGCTGCTGTCCACCATGAACCGACGCATCGAAGTGCTGCTGGGGCGCGACTACATGCTGGGCCACGCCTACTTCATGAGCCTGAAGGGCGCGCCGTCGCTGGAGGCGTTGGCCGGAGTGTTCCGTCGGCAGGTGCTGCCGTTGCTGCAGGAGTATTTTTTCGAGGACTGGCAGAAGATCGCCTGGGTGCTCAATGACCATCGCAAGCCGGCGGAGCTGCAGTTCCTGCGGCAGGACAGCACCGGCATGTCCGAGTTGCTGGGCGACGACGTGGCGCTACCGACCGAAGGCCGCGTCTGGACGATCAACGCGGCGGCGTTCGGCAAGCCCGAAGCCTACGCCGCGATCATCCAGGCTCCCCAGGGCGCAGCGTGACGCTGATCACCGTCCGCGAGCACGCCAGGCTGACCACCGGCCTGGTGACTGCCGGCAGTATGGACGAGGCGAGCATTCCGTCTTCTGCGTTCGACTGGCTGTGTCGCGAGGCGCAGCGATTCCGCACGCGCGGTGCGGCGCTGGTGCAGCTGGAGGACCGACGCTGGCTGCGACTGGACAATTACGTGGGCGTGCTGGAATCGCCCTGCGGCACGCGCATCGAGATCCTGCCCAAGCATGTGCGCGGCCAGGGCGATGTGACGGCGGCGCGCAAGGTGCTGGTGCAGATGTTGCAGCACGGCTTGCGCCTTCCAGTGCGGGATACCGGCCCCACCGCGCTGCAGACTTTCGATGCGCCGGTGAGCGAATGGATCATCCAGCAGTTCCTGCGGGAGCTGGACGTGCTGGTGCGGCGCGGCCTGCGTTTCGACTACCACCCGGTGGAAGAAGAGGTGCGGTTTTTGCGCGGCCGCCTGCAGGTCGCGCGGCAGATTCGTCAGCCGGCCGGGCGGCAGCATCTGTTCCAGGTGGAGCACCAGGTTTTCGATGCGAACCGCCCGGAGAACCGGCTGCTTGCCTGTGCGCTGGACAAGGTGGCGGGCATGACGCGGGAGTCCGCCAACTGGCGGATGGCGCATGAACTGCAGCACCAGTTGGCGGAGGTTGCGCGCAGCCGCGACGTGGCGGGCGACTTCCGCCAATGGAGCCACGACCGACTGATGAGCCACTACGGCAGCATCCGTCCCTGGTGCGAGCTTGTCCTCGGCGATCGCAACCCGATGTCGGCACTCGGCGAATGGACCGGACGCAGCCTGCTGTTTCCGATGGAGAAGGTGTTCGAGAATTTTGTGGAAGCCTGCCTGCGTCGTCGGCTCCCCCACGGCGCGACACTGCAGCCGCAGGCGGCCAGCAAATACTTTTGCCGGCAGGGGTCACGCCAGCTGTTCCAGCTGCGCCCGGATTTCGTGATCAAGTACGAAGGCGTGACCTGGGTGGTGGACGCCAAGTGGAAACTTCTCGACCGGGCCGACGTCGGCAACAACTATGGCTTGAGCCAAGGTGACTTCTACCAGCTGTTCGCCTACGGCAAGCGCTACTTGTCGGGAAAGGGGCAACTGGTGCTGGTCTATCCCGGAACCGAAACGTTCGACAAGGCGCTTGAGACGTTCGACCTGGAGGATGGTCTGTCGCTGGATGCCGTTCCGCTGGACCTCGAAAATCGCTGCCTGATCGGCAGCGCATTGCCCGATCGAAATGCCGTGGCAGCTGGCTCCTAGAGGTCCTTCCGGATTGACGACATCATCTTCGGGGATGCGAGCCATGGGTTTACGAAAACATCAAAAAGAACACTCTGAGTGAGCTGTTTTCATCATCAGCAAACTACCGGCTTGCATCAGGTTTCCCAAAGACCTATTTTGCGCACTATGAGTGAGCAAAAAACAACAAAGATAAACCAGTTGCTGCGCTCCCTGGATGACACCCGGCTGGTGACCAGTCGTTGGCTGCAGGCCCGGGGCTACACCCGCAGTCTGGTGGCGCGCTACGTGGCCGGTGGCTGGCTGGTGTCGCCGGCGCGTGGCGTTTATCAACGCGCCGGCGGCGTGCTTCGTTGGGAAAGCGTGCTGGACACGCTGCAATGCCTGGAAGGACTTGCCGTGCATGCCGGGGGCCGTTTCGCCCTGGCCCGACAGGGGCATGAGCACTTTCTTCGACTGGGGCAGGCGGCCACGGTCACTCTTTACGGCGCGGCGAGGTTGCCGGGCTGGGTTGGCAAGCTGGAACTGGCCGAACGCTTCGACTATCGCGGCCGGGGTCCGTTCGACCTTGCGCTTGCGGACCTTGCGACCGCTTCGGACGAACGTCTGCAGGCCTGCGGCTTGACCCGCCTGGCCACGGCATCCGGCGTCCAGCCGGTGGTGCTGGCCATGCCCGAGCGCGCGATATTGGAGTTGTGCGACGAACCGCCTTCAGCGGCGTTGGTGTACGAGGTCGACGCGCTGATGCAGGGACTCGCCACGCTGCGGCCGCGCTTGCTCGGCACGCTGCTGGGGCAATGTCGCAGCATCAAGGCCAAGCGCCTGTTCCTGGCGCTGGCCGAGCGGCATCACCACGCCTGGTGGGACCATCTGCATCCCGACAAATTCGACCTGGGCAGCGGCAAGCGCGTGCTGGTGCAAGGCGGGCGTCTGCATCCGACGTATCAGATAACCTTGCCGGCGGATCTCGATGAGCAGCTGGGATAGGCGCTACGCCGAACAGGTGAAGCTGCTGGTGGAGATCCTGCCGGCGCTGGCGCGCGAGCCACGATTTGCGCTCAAGGGCGGCACCGCGATCAACCTGTTCGAGCATGACCTGCCCCGCTTGTCGGTCGACATCGATCTGACCTGGCTGCCCGTCGGCAACTTCGCGAACGACGCCGCTTCGATCGCCGAAAGCCTGGCGGCACTGGGCGAGGCGCTTCGCTCCGGCCCGATGCGCCTGCAAGTGCAGCCCTCGGCGAACCAGGGCGCGCCGATCAACCGGATCATTGCCAGTCGCGGCCGGGCGCAGGTGAAGATCGAGACCTCGCCGGTCATGCGCGGCAGCGTGCATCCGATTCGCAGCATGACCGTGCAACCGGCGGTGGAGGCAGCCTTCGGTTTCGCCCAAGTGCAGGTGCTGCACTTTGCGGACCTGTACGCGGGCAAGCTTGCCGCGGCGCTGTCGCGGCAACATCCGCGCGACCTTTTTGACATGGGCGCGGTGCTTGAGCAGGAACGGCTGGACGCCATGCTGTGGCGCACCTTTCTGATCTACCTGACCTGCAGCCCCAAGCCTGCCGCAGAAATACTGGCCCCTGCCGAGCCGCGTGATTTTGCGGCAACCTTTGCTGATCACTTCGAAGGCATGACGGCTGAACCCACCAGCGCCGAAGCCTTGCTCGCGATACGCGACCGGTTGCTGGCGCGCATGCGCGAGCTGATGGACGACAGCAGCTGCGAATTTCTCATGGCGGTGGAACGCGAGGCTCCCGCTTTCGACCTGCTCGGGATGCCGCAGGCGGCAAGCTTGCCCGCGATTCGTCGCAAACTGGAGAATCTGGGTCGGCGCTCACACGCGAAGCGCGCGGCCGATCAACGCAAGCTTCAGGATACGCTGGAGCAACTGCGCGGCACGGGCAGCTCACACAGGGGAGTTCCATGAAGGAAGACCACCTCGAATCCGCCTGCCTGGACTGGCTGGGAGAACTCAGCTGGACCTGCGTGCACGGTGACGAGGTATCGCCCGGTGGCGACCAGTGCGACCGCGCCAGGTATTCCGACGTGGTGCTGGCCTCGCGTTTGCGCGAGGCGACGGTGCGGCTGAATCCCGAACTGACCGCCGCCGAAGTCGACGAGGTGGTGGACAAGTTGACGGGCTACGGCGCGCAGTCGCTGGTGGACGGCAACAAGGAGGTCTACGACTGGCTGCGCAACGGCGTGCCGATCCAGCGCATCGAGCCCGATGGCCGGCGCACGGTGTTGCGCGCGCGGGTGATCGACGTCGACGGCGGCAATGACTTGCTGGCGGTGCAGCAGCTCACGGTGCACGGGTTGAAGGTGCGTCGTCCGGATCTGGTGTTGTTCGTCAACGGCCTGCCGCTGGTGGTGATCGAGCTGAAGAACCCGGCGGATCTGCATGCCGACATCGAGGCGGCGTGGAACCAGATCCAGACCTACCAGACCGACATTCCCCAGCTGTTCTACTTCAACCTGCTCAACGTGATCTCCGACGGCACGGTGGCGCGCTACGGCTCGCTGACCGCAGAGTTTGGCCGCTACTCGCGCTGGCGTCTGCTCGGTGGCGAGAGGGTGGCGAAGGGGCGGCTGGAGCTCGACGTGCTGATGCTCGGCCTGTTCGAGCCGCGCACGCTGCTGACGTTCTTCCACAGCTTTGTCGCGTTTGGCGGGGCCGATGGCGGCGCCAGCTTCAAGATCATCGCGCAGTGGCATCAATACCATGGCGTGCAGAAGGCGGTGGCGCGCGCTGCCGACGCGCTGCTGCATCGCAAGGACGGCAAGGGCGGCGTGATCTGGTTTACCCAGGGCTCGGGCAAGTCGCTGTTGGCGCTGTTCTACGTGATGGCGCTGCGCGATCACCCGGAGTTCCGCAACCCCACCGTGGTGCTGGTGACCGATCGCAACGACCTGGACGGCCAGCTTTACGAAACCTTCTCCGATTGCGCCTGGTCGCTGCGCGGCACGCCGGAGCAGGCCGACAGCCGCGACGACCTGCGCGACAAGCTCTCGCAGGTGCAGGCCGGCGGGATCATCTTCACCACCATCAACAAGTTTGCGCCGGAGGCCGGCAAGGCTTCCGTGCCGGTGTTGTGCGACCGCTCCAACGTGATCGTGATCGCCGACGAGGCGCATCGCACGCAGTACGGCTTCAGGGCAGACATGGACGTGCAGACCGGCAAGACGAAGTACGGTCTGGCCAAGTACATGCGCGACGCGCTGCCCAACGCGATCTACCTGGGCATGACCGGCACGCCGGTGAGCCTGGACGATCGTGACACCGAGGCGGTGTTCGGCAGCTATGTCGACGTGTACGACATGATCGCCGCGCAGGACGATCACGCCGTCGTCCCGGTGAGCTACGAATCGCGCATCATCGAACTGCGCTTCAACGAGGCCGAGAAGCAGGCCTTGATGGACGAGTTTCTCGAAGTCACTGAGGACGAGGACGAAGGCCAGCAGAGCAAGACTGCCAGCCGCTTGACCCGGCTGGAAGCGCTGGCGATGGCCGAAGGCCGGCTGGAAGTATTGGCCGCCGACCTGGTCGCGCACTGGGAAGCACGCACCGAATCGGTGGCGGGCAAGGCGATGATCGTGGCGATCTCGCGCGAGGCGGCGATCCGCCTGTACGACGCGATCGTGAAGTTGCGTCCGGACTGGCACAGCGACGACATCAATGCGGGCCACATCAAGATCGTGATGACCGGCAGCTCGGCCGATCCAAGCCACTACCAGCCGCACCGCACCGACAAGCCACAGCGCAAATTGCTGGAAAAGCGTTTCAAGGACCCTGCCGATCCGCTGGAACTGGTGATCGTGCGCGACATGTGGCTGACCGGCTTCGACGCGCCGCCCGTGCACACACTGTACGTGGACAAGCCGATGCAGGGTCATGGCCTGATGCAGGCGATCGCGCGCACCAATCGCATCTGGAAGGACAAGCCGGGCGGCTTGATCGTCGACTACATCGGCATTGGCGAAGAGCTGAAGAAGGCGATCAGGCAATACACCAAGGACGCCGGCGCCGAGCGCGAGCCGGTGGATACCTCCGGCGCTGCGCTGCAGGTATTGCTCGACACGCTGGACGTGATCCGCAAGGAGTTCTTCCACGGCTTCGACTACGCCGGCATCGAGCAGCCGAAGAAGGCGCTGGCGCTGCTTGGCCCGGCGATGGAGCACATCCTGCAGGTCAATCCCGAAGTGGACGGCAAGGGGCGCAACCTCGGTGTGCGCAGTTATCTGGATCAGGTCGCCAAACTGACCACCGCGCAGGCACTGGCCGGCACACAGCCGAAGGCGATGGCGGTGCGCGAGGAGATCGCGTTCATCCAGGCCGTGCGCGTGTGCCTGATCAAGCTAACCCGCGCTGGCGAGGGCCGCTCGCGGCTGGAGAAGGAGGCTGCACTGCGGCAACTGGTCGCCAAGGGCGTGCTGGTCGACGGGGTCAACGACATCTTCGCCACGCTGGGCTTGGGCAAGGCCGACATCTCGCTGCTGGATGAGGAGTTCCTGAAGCAGATCCGCGAAATGCCGACCAAGAACCTCGCCGCCGAACTGCTGGAGCGGTTGCTGGCCGACCAGATCCGGTCACGCGGCCAGAAGAACGCGATGCAGGGCAAGGAGTTCACCAAGAAGCTGGAGGAAGCGATCACGAAATACCAGAACCGCGGCTTGACCACGGTCGAGGTGATCGAGGAAATGATCAAGCTGGCGCAGGAGATCAATGCCGCGCGCCCGCCGGACGGCATGAGCGAAGAGGAGTTCGCGTTCTACCAGGCGCTGATCGAAAACGAATCGGCCGTGCGTGAACTGGGCCATCCGGTGCTGCGCGCGCTGGCGATGGAACTCACCGACAAGCTGCGCCGCTCGGCCACGATCAACTGGCAGAACCGACGGGATTCGCGTGCCCGCATGATGGCGATGATCAAGGTGCTGCTGGCCAAGCACAAATATCCGCCGGACAAACAACGTGAGGCGACCGAAAAGGTGATTGCCCAGGCCGAGCTGCTGGCGGACGCGTGGGCCGGTGATGCATCTCCCGCTTGAGGCGGGAGCTTGGGTCGTACGCGCCTGCATCGGCGTCGACGGAGCGCCCACTACGAGCCGAGTCCAGGGAAAACGCGTTCGCCGTGGCCGAGGGTCTGCGGGCCATTGCAATCCCCATCTGCGCTGGTGAAGATCGGTCGGATGGGTGACGGGTCATCCGGTGAACTCCAGGAGTGGGTGCAGTGACGGCAGTGGCAGCAGGTGGCGAAATTCGCGAGGTGGAGGGGGAGCGGCAAACCACCGGGCTGCTGATCTATCGGGCGAGTCGGCTGGAGAAGCTGCTCGATCCGCTGGTGCAGTTGCTGGCGGTCACCCAGCCGGACAACGTGCTGGCGCCGCAGACCATCATCGCGGCGCATCCGGGCATGCGGCACTGGTTGAACGGGGCGCTGGCGCGCAAGTACGGCGCGGGCGGGATCGCCGCGAATCTCGACATCCTGCTGCCCAGTCCGTGGATCGATCGGCTGGCGCGGCAGCAGCTGGGCCAGCGCGCGGTGTCGTTGCCGCGCTACCAGCGCCAGCACCTGCGCTGGAGCATCCATGAAGTGCTGGGTGGTGACGTGGCGGCGCTGGGCATCAGCGATGCGCGGGTCACCAGCTACCTGCGCGCCGACGGCACGCATCCGTCGGGCGGGGTGGCGGATCAGGCGCGCCGTCGCTTCCAGCTGGCCGACCGGCTGGCGCGGATCTACTCGCAGTACCTGGTGTATCGCCCGGACTGGTTGCGCGGCTGGGAGCGCGGCCACTTCAGCCTGGTGACCGGAAACGCCGCCGAGCCGGTGCTGGCGTCCACCGAACAGCGGCTGCTGGCGCCGCTGTGGAAGCATCTGCATGACCGGCTGGGCGCGCATCGCGGCGACGTGGTCGGCGACCTGATCGAGCAGCTCGGTCGCGTCGAGGCCGGCGGCGAGGCGCTGCACGTGTTCGGCGTCAGCCACCTAGCGCCCTCCGAGCTGGCGGTGTTGCGCGCGGTGGCGCGGCATCGGCTGGTCGCGCTGTATGTGCCCGATCCCTGCCGCGAATACTGGGGCGGGCTCGGCCGCACGCTGCCCGCGCTGCGGCTGCAGGGCGCCGAGGAACAGGCGCGGCTGGACGCGGCCGAAGGCAACGACTACTGGGCGGACCAGGCGCATCCGCTGCTGGCGAGCTGGGGGCGCATGGGCCAGCACTTCATCATGGAGCTGGCCGCGGGCGAGGGCGACGTGTTGTCCGACGTGCGCCATCGCGAGGACGAGCAGGCGCTGCACGGGATGAATCGTCTGCAGCGCGTGCAGCAGGGCATCCGCGCGCTCGATCCGTCGCTGATGCAGGTGCGGCTTGACACGCCGATCGATCGCGCCGCGCGCGCCGACGCTTCGCTGCGCGTGCACAGCTGCCACACCCGCCTGCGCGAGCTGGAAGTGCTGCGCGACCAGCTGCTGGACGCGATCGCCGGTACCGATGCCGACGGCCAGCCGATCCGTCCCGCCGACGTCGTGGTGATGGCGCCGGACATCCAGGCGTACGTGCCGCTGATTCCCGCGGTGTTCGGCGTGGCCGGCCATGCCGGCGGGCTGTTGCCGTACCAGCTGGCCGACGTGGCGGTGTCGCGCAGTCATTCGCTGTTCGGCGCGTTCCGCAAACTGCTGGACCTGCCCGGCACGCGGGTCACCGCGCCCGAGGTGGTCGACCTGCTGGCGGTGCCGGAAATCTGCCGTCGACTGGGCCTGGACGCGGCCGGCGTGGACGAGCTGGCCGAATGGCTGAAGGCCAGCCGGGTGGCGTGGGCGCTCGACCCCGCGTTTCGCGCCCGCTTCGGCGTGCCGCCGATCGCCGAGCATACCTTCGGCTGGGCGATGGATCGCATGCTGGCCGGCTATTTGATGGCCGACGCCGCCGAGGCCGAGCGGCAGCCGTCGGTGCATCTGCCCGACGGCACCGAGCTGGCGCCGCTCACCGGCATCCACGGACCGGCCGCGGGCTATCTGGGCGCGCTCGACCATCTGCTGCAGGAAGTGCAGGCGCTGTGCGACCTGTCCGCCGAAACGCGCCGTGCCAGCAGTTGGGCGAGCGAACTGGAACGCCGCTTCGAGGCGCTGTTCCGCATCGATCCGATGGATCGGGCGGCCCGTGATGCGCAGGCGATGGTGCTCGGTTTCATCCGCACCCTCGGCAGCGAGCCGGCGGCCGCCGGCGAGGACCCGCTGCTGCACTTCAGCGTGGTGCGCGACCTGCTGGTCGAGCGGCTGTCCGCCGTGCCCGAGCAGCAGCGTTTCCTGATGGGCGGCGTCACCTTCTGCGGCATGGTTCCGCAGCGCGCGATCCCGTTCAAGGTCGTCGCGGTACTCGGCCTCAACGATGGCGACTTCCCCCGTTCGGGCAGCGACGCGGGGCTGGACCTGATGGCGCGCTATCGCCGCCTGGGCGATCGCGACGTGCGCAGCGACGATCGCTACCTGTTCCTGGAAACCCTGATGTCGGCGCGCGAACGCCTGCACCTGAGCTACATCGGCGAAGGGGTGAAGGACGGCAAGCCGCGCAATCCGGCGCCGCCGCTGGCCGAACTGCTGGCCGTGCTGGATGCGGCCGCGGGGCTGCGTCCCGACGACGACGAGGCCGACCGGCCGTGGCTGCTGCGGCATCCGCTGCAGCCGTTCGACAGCCGCTACTTCGATGCCGGCGATGGACGGCTGTTCTCCTACAACGCGCTGTTCGCCGGCATGCATGGCCGCGGCGACCAGGCCGATGTCGCGCCGTTCCTCGACCACGGCGGTACCGCGGGAATCGACCCAGGCGCGACGATCGCCCTGCGCGAACTGCATGCCTACTACCGCGACCCCGCCAGGCAGCTGCTGGAACACCGCATGCAGGTCAGCCTGGACGCGCTCGCCGACGATCGCCTGCCCCAGGACGAACCGATCGAGGCGCGGTTCGCCGCGCTCGACACGGTGGCCAGGAAGCTGTTCTTCAACGACGCGCTGCCGGGCTGGCCGCACGCCGCGTGGCCACCGGCCACCGCGCCGGACTGGCTGCGTCTGGGTGGCGTGATGCCGCCGGGCCGGGCCGGCCAGCAGGCCTGGCAACAGGAAAGCGCCGTGGTCGGCCTGTTGCTGCAGGAAGCCGCGAAGCTGCCCGGTTTCGAACACGCGGCGCTGGCCGGTGGCAGTTGCGGCATCGATGTGCCGATCGGCGGCTACCGCGTGACCGGCCAGGTCACCCACGTCCATCGCAGCAGCATCGACGACGGCGAATGCTGGCAACTGCTGCGCGTGTTCGGCGGCAGCGGCGACCGGCTGAAGAAGGAAGCGGAGCTGGGCTTTCGCGAGCGCGTGCCGATGTTCCTCGACTGGGCGCTGCTGCGCCTGCACAGCGCCCGCGCGGGCGGAACGCTGCCCGCGCTGCGGCTGCGTCCGCTGCTGGACGGTGACGAACGCCCCTGGCAGGACGGCATCAACGACTGGGACGCACGCTTCATGGCGGCCGATGACGCCGGGCGCGCGGCGCTGCTCGGCGAACTCGAACGGCGCCTGCAACGGTTGCTGGGCTGGTGGCTCGAGGCGCAGTCGGCGCCGCGCTGGTACTTCCCGAAATCGGCGTGGGCGGCGATCAGCGAACGCATCTATCCGAAGAAGCGCACCAGTCGTTCGGGTGACGTCGAGGCCGCCGACGAGCCGGTGCGGATCGACATCGGTTCGAGCTGGATCGCCGGTCATGGCGGCGTGGGCGAACGCGATTACGCACCCGGTTACAGCCACCTGCTGGCCGGTGAGGTGGACTTCGCCGAGGGCAGCGCGGAGCTGGCCGCGCTGGCGGAATTTGCGCTGACGCTTTATCGCTGCATCAGCTTCGACGCCAGCGTCGAGGTGTCGGCATGAGCACGGCAGCGGTCATCGACTGGCGCAGCCTCGACCTCGCCGATGGCGGGCGCAGCCTGATCGAGGCCAGCGCCGGCACCGGCAAGACCTGGACCATCGCGGTGCTGTATCTGCGATTGCTGCTGGAGCGGCAGCTGTCGCCGCGGCAGATCGTGGTGACCACGTTCACCGACGCGGCCGCGCAGGAGCTGCGCGAACGCCTGCGCGGCAAGTTGCAGTGGGCGGTGTTGCGCGCCAGTAAAGACCTCGCCGGCAGCAACGACGCCGGCAGCGACGAGGGCAGCGACGGACAATGGCTGCGCGCGCGCTGGCAGGGCGATGCCGAGCTGCGCG
This is a stretch of genomic DNA from Rhodanobacter sp. FDAARGOS 1247. It encodes these proteins:
- a CDS encoding McrC family protein is translated as MTLITVREHARLTTGLVTAGSMDEASIPSSAFDWLCREAQRFRTRGAALVQLEDRRWLRLDNYVGVLESPCGTRIEILPKHVRGQGDVTAARKVLVQMLQHGLRLPVRDTGPTALQTFDAPVSEWIIQQFLRELDVLVRRGLRFDYHPVEEEVRFLRGRLQVARQIRQPAGRQHLFQVEHQVFDANRPENRLLACALDKVAGMTRESANWRMAHELQHQLAEVARSRDVAGDFRQWSHDRLMSHYGSIRPWCELVLGDRNPMSALGEWTGRSLLFPMEKVFENFVEACLRRRLPHGATLQPQAASKYFCRQGSRQLFQLRPDFVIKYEGVTWVVDAKWKLLDRADVGNNYGLSQGDFYQLFAYGKRYLSGKGQLVLVYPGTETFDKALETFDLEDGLSLDAVPLDLENRCLIGSALPDRNAVAAGS
- a CDS encoding type IV toxin-antitoxin system AbiEi family antitoxin domain-containing protein is translated as MSEQKTTKINQLLRSLDDTRLVTSRWLQARGYTRSLVARYVAGGWLVSPARGVYQRAGGVLRWESVLDTLQCLEGLAVHAGGRFALARQGHEHFLRLGQAATVTLYGAARLPGWVGKLELAERFDYRGRGPFDLALADLATASDERLQACGLTRLATASGVQPVVLAMPERAILELCDEPPSAALVYEVDALMQGLATLRPRLLGTLLGQCRSIKAKRLFLALAERHHHAWWDHLHPDKFDLGSGKRVLVQGGRLHPTYQITLPADLDEQLG
- a CDS encoding AAA family ATPase gives rise to the protein MAFSTDETVWDTFLAEWPLERLSTMTLADYTQAGDKHCFTNWMESGLDQYGSIWGGSAFKFGIYSRNDTKPKDGDTALAYDDSYGWYRRFGETHDLAFETVRREVVAVAEAARAGRLADIDKSELGPAYRWKIAFHYQNRSKPQLFPCVFMRRPLLFACALPDSDTVTPLSTLYGRAAELRSPDETLMSFSRRVWRDWVMATPLRIRLTEGAVRNGYIPINLVSAPFPESIRGGADESDAGEVVRFRTDTGWEFESDVRAPGSDSGRIRTRFNRYFDERHVQPGDVIEIQPDEDGVYRVSHYPKGGAPVVQSVAKAAPPVAVKEPVSEYAMMPTNRILFGPPGTGKTYRTVNEALRILDPVFLGVHERDRPALKQRFDAFVKSGQVRFVTFHQSFSYEDFVEGIRANTDETTDGLRYEVEDGVFKQICEAARSRNVAETGTGIDIAGRKIWKVSLGDASTEGHIFDECMREGVALLGFGSDADLSDVTSRSDIVERLRAAGEKVESTDYAVTALDLFVRRMQTGDLVVVTQGNLKFRAIGEVTGDYVHVDREGVDTYAQGRPVRWLRQYDPARPYADLMENRFSQMTIYELRSGSINMERLAALLAPEQAQLHQPEARVLIIDEINRGNISRIFGELITLVEPSKRDGCAEALEVTLPYSKERFSVPRNVHLIGTMNTADRSLAGLDVALRRRFEFVEMLPDIEALAGVVVAGVPVDALLSTMNRRIEVLLGRDYMLGHAYFMSLKGAPSLEALAGVFRRQVLPLLQEYFFEDWQKIAWVLNDHRKPAELQFLRQDSTGMSELLGDDVALPTEGRVWTINAAAFGKPEAYAAIIQAPQGAA
- a CDS encoding type I restriction endonuclease subunit R — protein: MKEDHLESACLDWLGELSWTCVHGDEVSPGGDQCDRARYSDVVLASRLREATVRLNPELTAAEVDEVVDKLTGYGAQSLVDGNKEVYDWLRNGVPIQRIEPDGRRTVLRARVIDVDGGNDLLAVQQLTVHGLKVRRPDLVLFVNGLPLVVIELKNPADLHADIEAAWNQIQTYQTDIPQLFYFNLLNVISDGTVARYGSLTAEFGRYSRWRLLGGERVAKGRLELDVLMLGLFEPRTLLTFFHSFVAFGGADGGASFKIIAQWHQYHGVQKAVARAADALLHRKDGKGGVIWFTQGSGKSLLALFYVMALRDHPEFRNPTVVLVTDRNDLDGQLYETFSDCAWSLRGTPEQADSRDDLRDKLSQVQAGGIIFTTINKFAPEAGKASVPVLCDRSNVIVIADEAHRTQYGFRADMDVQTGKTKYGLAKYMRDALPNAIYLGMTGTPVSLDDRDTEAVFGSYVDVYDMIAAQDDHAVVPVSYESRIIELRFNEAEKQALMDEFLEVTEDEDEGQQSKTASRLTRLEALAMAEGRLEVLAADLVAHWEARTESVAGKAMIVAISREAAIRLYDAIVKLRPDWHSDDINAGHIKIVMTGSSADPSHYQPHRTDKPQRKLLEKRFKDPADPLELVIVRDMWLTGFDAPPVHTLYVDKPMQGHGLMQAIARTNRIWKDKPGGLIVDYIGIGEELKKAIRQYTKDAGAEREPVDTSGAALQVLLDTLDVIRKEFFHGFDYAGIEQPKKALALLGPAMEHILQVNPEVDGKGRNLGVRSYLDQVAKLTTAQALAGTQPKAMAVREEIAFIQAVRVCLIKLTRAGEGRSRLEKEAALRQLVAKGVLVDGVNDIFATLGLGKADISLLDEEFLKQIREMPTKNLAAELLERLLADQIRSRGQKNAMQGKEFTKKLEEAITKYQNRGLTTVEVIEEMIKLAQEINAARPPDGMSEEEFAFYQALIENESAVRELGHPVLRALAMELTDKLRRSATINWQNRRDSRARMMAMIKVLLAKHKYPPDKQREATEKVIAQAELLADAWAGDASPA
- a CDS encoding nucleotidyl transferase AbiEii/AbiGii toxin family protein, which translates into the protein MSSWDRRYAEQVKLLVEILPALAREPRFALKGGTAINLFEHDLPRLSVDIDLTWLPVGNFANDAASIAESLAALGEALRSGPMRLQVQPSANQGAPINRIIASRGRAQVKIETSPVMRGSVHPIRSMTVQPAVEAAFGFAQVQVLHFADLYAGKLAAALSRQHPRDLFDMGAVLEQERLDAMLWRTFLIYLTCSPKPAAEILAPAEPRDFAATFADHFEGMTAEPTSAEALLAIRDRLLARMRELMDDSSCEFLMAVEREAPAFDLLGMPQAASLPAIRRKLENLGRRSHAKRAADQRKLQDTLEQLRGTGSSHRGVP